Genomic segment of Patescibacteria group bacterium:
GCTTTACCGCTTTTAAAAATAGATCTGTCGCTGTTTCCGGATTAAACGCCATTTCGTCCGTAATTTCCGGGTGATAATAATCATTCCACTGGTACAATCCACGATCCTTTGATCCGCCCGTATTGACATTAATTGCGTCCGGCTTTAAGCCGCTTTCACATCTCGCTACAGCTACCGCCAAATTTTCATCTATGCTTGCCTGCTGCGCTTTCCAGCGTATCATTGACTCAATATCCCTAAAGACTGGCTTCTGGCATTCTATCTCTTCGGTCTTTTCCTCTTTTGTTTCCCCTAGTTCCAAAAATGCCGCCGATTTTTTTTTCAATATTGCCGCCAGTAATTGCGGCCCCATGAATCCCGCCATAAATGCCGTTTCCGGTGATCCGTCCACGTAGTACCCAGCAATTGCCCCGACAATCATTGAGCCAATAACGCCCAAAGAGAAGCGCGCGCCAATTTTTTTTGGCAATTCAACACAATTATCTTTTAAAAGCTCTGAAGCCAGTGCTCCAATCGCTCCGGCCAAAATTATTAACGAAATTTCAGAATATGAGAACATATTTATACTATAAATAATCGTCACCCCCTAGACCTGTTTGCAAAAGGACACTCCCCCCCTTTCTTTCAAAAGAAGGTTCGTGCACCTTTACCCGTAAAGAGGTTTTTTCCCCCCAGACCCGGCCTGTTTAGAGGCGGCCGGACCCCAGCGTAATGGATGAAGAAACTTGAAAGCTCACTTGAGCCCGATTGGTTGGGAGTGTCCTGCAAGGCGTCCCAATTCTTTAAAGCCGCAATCTTCATTTAACACTCAACGGCTGTTATATTTTATTTTCTTATTCTACTTCTTTTCAAAAATTACGTCAAATTTTTTTCTCTTGCCAAAAAAATCATATTGTGTTATTATTTAAATCGAGGGTAGATCAGTTTTCTGGTCC
This window contains:
- a CDS encoding transglycosylase SLT domain-containing protein → MFSYSEISLIILAGAIGALASELLKDNCVELPKKIGARFSLGVIGSMIVGAIAGYYVDGSPETAFMAGFMGPQLLAAILKKKSAAFLELGETKEEKTEEIECQKPVFRDIESMIRWKAQQASIDENLAVAVARCESGLKPDAINVNTGGSKDRGLYQWNDYYHPEITDEMAFNPETATDLFLKAVKQGHLNWWKASAKCWNKEGKYSM